From the Apus apus isolate bApuApu2 chromosome 4, bApuApu2.pri.cur, whole genome shotgun sequence genome, one window contains:
- the NEIL3 gene encoding endonuclease 8-like 3 isoform X2, with the protein MVEGPGCTLYGERLRARVRRGQAVRSARGSVPPAGAGSATAASGKRTSGHDFLIGHVYRGVETLGKELFMYFDQKALRIHFGMNGSMCINPDGSKDRNEALSVLELQLTEDTVCFYNVTAEYRNAAESEQKVRMMESLDVCSPKFSFSRAESEIKQQKTRLLCDVLLDQAVLPGVGNIIKNEALFDSGLHPAVKVCQLTDNQICHLVKMTRDFSLLFYKCRKTGSPLYKHYKVYKRPTCGQCNGKITVCRLGENNRMTYFCSQCQKVDPQLVNVSKLPTRNSLIGWAYVRESSCNEHVAQKSEEEWICMRCTLINKPSAEICDACLTSRPEVPKTENVEDSAALNANLLKYPCNDFRKPSTEIKINRKAAFGTTTLVLTDLGNKAVLRNDILTSDAHSQCVAPKSNCSQIQNNVYQSGGSTDKDCSTHITAMALSSCQQPLSFKHIQKKQKTGHLPSVHQYNVAAIKPQDNVTDDTRMLSMGRPHCIKHSRLCSLRVVRKDGENKGRQFYSCPLPRETRCDYFQWADLDFPFCNHSKRCVMKTVLKIGPNNGKNFFVCPLGKEKQCGFFQWAENGPVMQVIP; encoded by the exons ATGGTGGAGGGCCCGGGCTGCACGCTGTACGGAGAGAGGCTGCGGGCGCGGGTGCGGCGCGGACAGGCGGTGCGGAGCGCCCGGGGCAGCGTCCCGCCAGCCGGGGCCGGCAGCGCG ACTGCTGCAAGTGGGAAGAGAACCTCTGGTCATGATTTCCTTATTGGACATGTTTACAGGGGTGTGGAAACATTGGGAAAGGAactttttatgtattttgatCAGAAGGCTTTGAG GATTCACTTCGGTATGAACGGTTCCATGTGCATCAATCCTGATGGaagcaaagacagaaatgaAGCCCTATCAGTTTTGGAGCTACAGCTTACAGAAGATacagtttgtttttataatGTGACAGCAGAGTATAG aaatgcagcagagagTGAGCAGAAAGTGAGAATGATGGAAAGCTTGGATGTCTGTTCTCCAAAGTTTAGCTTCTCAAGAGCAGAAAGTGAGatcaagcagcagaaaaccCGCCTGTTGTGTGATGTGTTGCTGGATCAAGCAGTATTGCCTGGAGTAGGAAATATCATAAAAAATGAAGCACTGTTTGACAGTGGTCTCCATCCAGCTGTTAAG GTTTGCCAACTGACAGATAACCAAATATGTCACTTGGTGAAAATGACACGTGATTTTAGCCTGCTTTTTTATAAG TGTCGCAAAACTGGGTCTCCGCTCTACAAACACTACAAAGTGTACAAGCGCCCAACCTGTGGTCAGTGCAATGGGAAGATCACTGTGTGTCGTTTAGGAGAGAATAATAGGATGACTTACTTCTGTTCTCAGTGTCAAAAGGTGGATCCCCAGCTTGTCAATGTTAG CAAACTGCCAACTAGAAATAGCCTAATTGGCTGGGCATATGTCAGGGAGTCATCTTGCAATGAACATGTAGCTCAGAAATCTGAAGAGGAGTGGATATGTATGCGCTGTACCCTAATAAATAAGCCTTCTGCTGAAATTTGTGATGCCTGTTTGACTTCAAGGCCTGAAG ttcCAAAAACAGAGAATGTTGAAGATTCTGCAGCTTTAAATGCAAACTTACTGAAGTACCCTTGTAATGATTTCAGAAAACCAAGTACAGAAATAAAGATCAATAGAAAAGCTGCATTTGGAACTACAACTCTTGTCTTAACAGATCTTGGTAACAAAGCTGTTTTGAGAAATGATATCCTGACATCTGATGCACACTCTCAGTGTGTTGCTCCAAAAAGCAACTGTAGCCAGATCCAAAACAATGTCTACCAGTCAGGGGGAAGCACAGACAAGGATTGCTCAACACACATAACTGCTATGGCTTTGTCCTCCTGTCAGCAACCTCTCTCTTTCAAACACatacagaagaaacagaaaactggtCATCTACCTTCTGTTCACCAATATAATGTAGCAGCCAT CAAACCTCAAGATAATGTGACAGATGATACTCGTATGTTAAGCATGGGCCGTCCTCACTGCATCAAACACAGCCgtctctgcagcctcagagtTGTGAGAAAGGATGGAGAAAACAAGGGCAGGCAGTTTTATAGCTGTCCTCTACCCAGAGAAACTCGGTGTGACTACTTTCAA TGGGCTGACTTGGATTTTCCATTTTGTAACCACAGCAAGCGATGTGTTATGAAGACTGTGTTGAAGATTGGTCCCAATAATGGAAAGAACTTTTTTGTGTGCCCTcttgggaaggaaaagcagtgtGGTTTTTTCCAATGGGCAGAAAATG
- the NEIL3 gene encoding endonuclease 8-like 3 isoform X1 has protein sequence MVEGPGCTLYGERLRARVRRGQAVRSARGSVPPAGAGSATAASGKRTSGHDFLIGHVYRGVETLGKELFMYFDQKALRIHFGMNGSMCINPDGSKDRNEALSVLELQLTEDTVCFYNVTAEYRNAAESEQKVRMMESLDVCSPKFSFSRAESEIKQQKTRLLCDVLLDQAVLPGVGNIIKNEALFDSGLHPAVKVCQLTDNQICHLVKMTRDFSLLFYKCRKTGSPLYKHYKVYKRPTCGQCNGKITVCRLGENNRMTYFCSQCQKVDPQLVNVSKLPTRNSLIGWAYVRESSCNEHVAQKSEEEWICMRCTLINKPSAEICDACLTSRPEGTEKLSGSLTSRPEVPKTENVEDSAALNANLLKYPCNDFRKPSTEIKINRKAAFGTTTLVLTDLGNKAVLRNDILTSDAHSQCVAPKSNCSQIQNNVYQSGGSTDKDCSTHITAMALSSCQQPLSFKHIQKKQKTGHLPSVHQYNVAAIKPQDNVTDDTRMLSMGRPHCIKHSRLCSLRVVRKDGENKGRQFYSCPLPRETRCDYFQWADLDFPFCNHSKRCVMKTVLKIGPNNGKNFFVCPLGKEKQCGFFQWAENGPVMQVIP, from the exons ATGGTGGAGGGCCCGGGCTGCACGCTGTACGGAGAGAGGCTGCGGGCGCGGGTGCGGCGCGGACAGGCGGTGCGGAGCGCCCGGGGCAGCGTCCCGCCAGCCGGGGCCGGCAGCGCG ACTGCTGCAAGTGGGAAGAGAACCTCTGGTCATGATTTCCTTATTGGACATGTTTACAGGGGTGTGGAAACATTGGGAAAGGAactttttatgtattttgatCAGAAGGCTTTGAG GATTCACTTCGGTATGAACGGTTCCATGTGCATCAATCCTGATGGaagcaaagacagaaatgaAGCCCTATCAGTTTTGGAGCTACAGCTTACAGAAGATacagtttgtttttataatGTGACAGCAGAGTATAG aaatgcagcagagagTGAGCAGAAAGTGAGAATGATGGAAAGCTTGGATGTCTGTTCTCCAAAGTTTAGCTTCTCAAGAGCAGAAAGTGAGatcaagcagcagaaaaccCGCCTGTTGTGTGATGTGTTGCTGGATCAAGCAGTATTGCCTGGAGTAGGAAATATCATAAAAAATGAAGCACTGTTTGACAGTGGTCTCCATCCAGCTGTTAAG GTTTGCCAACTGACAGATAACCAAATATGTCACTTGGTGAAAATGACACGTGATTTTAGCCTGCTTTTTTATAAG TGTCGCAAAACTGGGTCTCCGCTCTACAAACACTACAAAGTGTACAAGCGCCCAACCTGTGGTCAGTGCAATGGGAAGATCACTGTGTGTCGTTTAGGAGAGAATAATAGGATGACTTACTTCTGTTCTCAGTGTCAAAAGGTGGATCCCCAGCTTGTCAATGTTAG CAAACTGCCAACTAGAAATAGCCTAATTGGCTGGGCATATGTCAGGGAGTCATCTTGCAATGAACATGTAGCTCAGAAATCTGAAGAGGAGTGGATATGTATGCGCTGTACCCTAATAAATAAGCCTTCTGCTGAAATTTGTGATGCCTGTTTGACTTCAAGGCCTGAAGGTACTGAAAAGTTGTCTGGAAGTTTGACTTCAAGGCCTGAAG ttcCAAAAACAGAGAATGTTGAAGATTCTGCAGCTTTAAATGCAAACTTACTGAAGTACCCTTGTAATGATTTCAGAAAACCAAGTACAGAAATAAAGATCAATAGAAAAGCTGCATTTGGAACTACAACTCTTGTCTTAACAGATCTTGGTAACAAAGCTGTTTTGAGAAATGATATCCTGACATCTGATGCACACTCTCAGTGTGTTGCTCCAAAAAGCAACTGTAGCCAGATCCAAAACAATGTCTACCAGTCAGGGGGAAGCACAGACAAGGATTGCTCAACACACATAACTGCTATGGCTTTGTCCTCCTGTCAGCAACCTCTCTCTTTCAAACACatacagaagaaacagaaaactggtCATCTACCTTCTGTTCACCAATATAATGTAGCAGCCAT CAAACCTCAAGATAATGTGACAGATGATACTCGTATGTTAAGCATGGGCCGTCCTCACTGCATCAAACACAGCCgtctctgcagcctcagagtTGTGAGAAAGGATGGAGAAAACAAGGGCAGGCAGTTTTATAGCTGTCCTCTACCCAGAGAAACTCGGTGTGACTACTTTCAA TGGGCTGACTTGGATTTTCCATTTTGTAACCACAGCAAGCGATGTGTTATGAAGACTGTGTTGAAGATTGGTCCCAATAATGGAAAGAACTTTTTTGTGTGCCCTcttgggaaggaaaagcagtgtGGTTTTTTCCAATGGGCAGAAAATG
- the NEIL3 gene encoding endonuclease 8-like 3 isoform X3: MCVWPYFQTAASGKRTSGHDFLIGHVYRGVETLGKELFMYFDQKALRIHFGMNGSMCINPDGSKDRNEALSVLELQLTEDTVCFYNVTAEYRNAAESEQKVRMMESLDVCSPKFSFSRAESEIKQQKTRLLCDVLLDQAVLPGVGNIIKNEALFDSGLHPAVKVCQLTDNQICHLVKMTRDFSLLFYKCRKTGSPLYKHYKVYKRPTCGQCNGKITVCRLGENNRMTYFCSQCQKVDPQLVNVSKLPTRNSLIGWAYVRESSCNEHVAQKSEEEWICMRCTLINKPSAEICDACLTSRPEGTEKLSGSLTSRPEVPKTENVEDSAALNANLLKYPCNDFRKPSTEIKINRKAAFGTTTLVLTDLGNKAVLRNDILTSDAHSQCVAPKSNCSQIQNNVYQSGGSTDKDCSTHITAMALSSCQQPLSFKHIQKKQKTGHLPSVHQYNVAAIKPQDNVTDDTRMLSMGRPHCIKHSRLCSLRVVRKDGENKGRQFYSCPLPRETRCDYFQWADLDFPFCNHSKRCVMKTVLKIGPNNGKNFFVCPLGKEKQCGFFQWAENGPVMQVIP, from the exons atgtgtgTGTGGCCTTATTTTCAGACTGCTGCAAGTGGGAAGAGAACCTCTGGTCATGATTTCCTTATTGGACATGTTTACAGGGGTGTGGAAACATTGGGAAAGGAactttttatgtattttgatCAGAAGGCTTTGAG GATTCACTTCGGTATGAACGGTTCCATGTGCATCAATCCTGATGGaagcaaagacagaaatgaAGCCCTATCAGTTTTGGAGCTACAGCTTACAGAAGATacagtttgtttttataatGTGACAGCAGAGTATAG aaatgcagcagagagTGAGCAGAAAGTGAGAATGATGGAAAGCTTGGATGTCTGTTCTCCAAAGTTTAGCTTCTCAAGAGCAGAAAGTGAGatcaagcagcagaaaaccCGCCTGTTGTGTGATGTGTTGCTGGATCAAGCAGTATTGCCTGGAGTAGGAAATATCATAAAAAATGAAGCACTGTTTGACAGTGGTCTCCATCCAGCTGTTAAG GTTTGCCAACTGACAGATAACCAAATATGTCACTTGGTGAAAATGACACGTGATTTTAGCCTGCTTTTTTATAAG TGTCGCAAAACTGGGTCTCCGCTCTACAAACACTACAAAGTGTACAAGCGCCCAACCTGTGGTCAGTGCAATGGGAAGATCACTGTGTGTCGTTTAGGAGAGAATAATAGGATGACTTACTTCTGTTCTCAGTGTCAAAAGGTGGATCCCCAGCTTGTCAATGTTAG CAAACTGCCAACTAGAAATAGCCTAATTGGCTGGGCATATGTCAGGGAGTCATCTTGCAATGAACATGTAGCTCAGAAATCTGAAGAGGAGTGGATATGTATGCGCTGTACCCTAATAAATAAGCCTTCTGCTGAAATTTGTGATGCCTGTTTGACTTCAAGGCCTGAAGGTACTGAAAAGTTGTCTGGAAGTTTGACTTCAAGGCCTGAAG ttcCAAAAACAGAGAATGTTGAAGATTCTGCAGCTTTAAATGCAAACTTACTGAAGTACCCTTGTAATGATTTCAGAAAACCAAGTACAGAAATAAAGATCAATAGAAAAGCTGCATTTGGAACTACAACTCTTGTCTTAACAGATCTTGGTAACAAAGCTGTTTTGAGAAATGATATCCTGACATCTGATGCACACTCTCAGTGTGTTGCTCCAAAAAGCAACTGTAGCCAGATCCAAAACAATGTCTACCAGTCAGGGGGAAGCACAGACAAGGATTGCTCAACACACATAACTGCTATGGCTTTGTCCTCCTGTCAGCAACCTCTCTCTTTCAAACACatacagaagaaacagaaaactggtCATCTACCTTCTGTTCACCAATATAATGTAGCAGCCAT CAAACCTCAAGATAATGTGACAGATGATACTCGTATGTTAAGCATGGGCCGTCCTCACTGCATCAAACACAGCCgtctctgcagcctcagagtTGTGAGAAAGGATGGAGAAAACAAGGGCAGGCAGTTTTATAGCTGTCCTCTACCCAGAGAAACTCGGTGTGACTACTTTCAA TGGGCTGACTTGGATTTTCCATTTTGTAACCACAGCAAGCGATGTGTTATGAAGACTGTGTTGAAGATTGGTCCCAATAATGGAAAGAACTTTTTTGTGTGCCCTcttgggaaggaaaagcagtgtGGTTTTTTCCAATGGGCAGAAAATG
- the NEIL3 gene encoding endonuclease 8-like 3 isoform X4 has translation MYFDQKALRIHFGMNGSMCINPDGSKDRNEALSVLELQLTEDTVCFYNVTAEYRNAAESEQKVRMMESLDVCSPKFSFSRAESEIKQQKTRLLCDVLLDQAVLPGVGNIIKNEALFDSGLHPAVKVCQLTDNQICHLVKMTRDFSLLFYKCRKTGSPLYKHYKVYKRPTCGQCNGKITVCRLGENNRMTYFCSQCQKVDPQLVNVSKLPTRNSLIGWAYVRESSCNEHVAQKSEEEWICMRCTLINKPSAEICDACLTSRPEGTEKLSGSLTSRPEVPKTENVEDSAALNANLLKYPCNDFRKPSTEIKINRKAAFGTTTLVLTDLGNKAVLRNDILTSDAHSQCVAPKSNCSQIQNNVYQSGGSTDKDCSTHITAMALSSCQQPLSFKHIQKKQKTGHLPSVHQYNVAAIKPQDNVTDDTRMLSMGRPHCIKHSRLCSLRVVRKDGENKGRQFYSCPLPRETRCDYFQWADLDFPFCNHSKRCVMKTVLKIGPNNGKNFFVCPLGKEKQCGFFQWAENGPVMQVIP, from the exons atgtattttgatCAGAAGGCTTTGAG GATTCACTTCGGTATGAACGGTTCCATGTGCATCAATCCTGATGGaagcaaagacagaaatgaAGCCCTATCAGTTTTGGAGCTACAGCTTACAGAAGATacagtttgtttttataatGTGACAGCAGAGTATAG aaatgcagcagagagTGAGCAGAAAGTGAGAATGATGGAAAGCTTGGATGTCTGTTCTCCAAAGTTTAGCTTCTCAAGAGCAGAAAGTGAGatcaagcagcagaaaaccCGCCTGTTGTGTGATGTGTTGCTGGATCAAGCAGTATTGCCTGGAGTAGGAAATATCATAAAAAATGAAGCACTGTTTGACAGTGGTCTCCATCCAGCTGTTAAG GTTTGCCAACTGACAGATAACCAAATATGTCACTTGGTGAAAATGACACGTGATTTTAGCCTGCTTTTTTATAAG TGTCGCAAAACTGGGTCTCCGCTCTACAAACACTACAAAGTGTACAAGCGCCCAACCTGTGGTCAGTGCAATGGGAAGATCACTGTGTGTCGTTTAGGAGAGAATAATAGGATGACTTACTTCTGTTCTCAGTGTCAAAAGGTGGATCCCCAGCTTGTCAATGTTAG CAAACTGCCAACTAGAAATAGCCTAATTGGCTGGGCATATGTCAGGGAGTCATCTTGCAATGAACATGTAGCTCAGAAATCTGAAGAGGAGTGGATATGTATGCGCTGTACCCTAATAAATAAGCCTTCTGCTGAAATTTGTGATGCCTGTTTGACTTCAAGGCCTGAAGGTACTGAAAAGTTGTCTGGAAGTTTGACTTCAAGGCCTGAAG ttcCAAAAACAGAGAATGTTGAAGATTCTGCAGCTTTAAATGCAAACTTACTGAAGTACCCTTGTAATGATTTCAGAAAACCAAGTACAGAAATAAAGATCAATAGAAAAGCTGCATTTGGAACTACAACTCTTGTCTTAACAGATCTTGGTAACAAAGCTGTTTTGAGAAATGATATCCTGACATCTGATGCACACTCTCAGTGTGTTGCTCCAAAAAGCAACTGTAGCCAGATCCAAAACAATGTCTACCAGTCAGGGGGAAGCACAGACAAGGATTGCTCAACACACATAACTGCTATGGCTTTGTCCTCCTGTCAGCAACCTCTCTCTTTCAAACACatacagaagaaacagaaaactggtCATCTACCTTCTGTTCACCAATATAATGTAGCAGCCAT CAAACCTCAAGATAATGTGACAGATGATACTCGTATGTTAAGCATGGGCCGTCCTCACTGCATCAAACACAGCCgtctctgcagcctcagagtTGTGAGAAAGGATGGAGAAAACAAGGGCAGGCAGTTTTATAGCTGTCCTCTACCCAGAGAAACTCGGTGTGACTACTTTCAA TGGGCTGACTTGGATTTTCCATTTTGTAACCACAGCAAGCGATGTGTTATGAAGACTGTGTTGAAGATTGGTCCCAATAATGGAAAGAACTTTTTTGTGTGCCCTcttgggaaggaaaagcagtgtGGTTTTTTCCAATGGGCAGAAAATG